The Fluviispira sanaruensis sequence AAGTGCAAGCAATGAAAAAATGATGATAGAAGAAAATAATAGAGTCAAGGAAGAAAAATTTAGCAAAGTTATAGAGTTTTTATCTCAGAGAATTCAAATTAATCATAATAAAATTATTCAAGCAGAAGCATCTTTTAAATTGGCTCTGTATTCCTATTTCGCAAAAAAAATGGATGCTAATAAAGCTATAGATGTTTTGCAAAAAGGACTTAATAAATTTCCTGTTAATTCTGAAAATATGCGATTATTTATTAGAATGAGTCTGTTCACCGCGGATCTTTTATTAGCAAATGAAAGATATGATGAAGCACAAAAATACTATGATGCAATAGTTTTACAAAAAGTGGATGCAAATGTCTTTCGTGAAGAATTGGTTAGAAGTTTTGTGGGTTTGGGTGATACTTACTATGCTCACTTTCAATTCAAGAAGGCTGGAAATTCATACCTGCATGCACAAGAGATTGCTAAAGCGGGTTGGTTGCTTGATGAAGAAAGACTAGCATTTTTACTTGCCGAGATCAAGATACGTCTTCTTTGGGCAACTTTTAGAAGTGCCGATTATATTCAATCATCTGAGTATGCATATCAGTTAGCCAGAGAGAAAGTTCGCTACGAAAAATACTTTAAAGATAATATCTTAAATGATATTATTCGTGTGGGCGCAATTTCATTATATGAAAGAAAAGATTTAGATTTTTATAAGAAAATCTCTTCAGATCTATTTGCAGGAGATTTTGCCAAAAAAATGGTGGTAAAATCTTTTTATTATTTTTCAGCAGCAGGTTTTGCAAATCAAGTTGAAAAATATGCGAATGCTGTTAAAGACAAATTTTATTCTTCTAGGGAATTGGTTGGCTTTGTCAAAGCTTATTTATTTGCTCTAAAAAAATTAAATAATATGAATAAATATTTTGAAATTTCATATTATGGTACAGCTTATATATCTAAGGATTCAATATGGAAATCTAGGTTTGTTCTATCGCAGGATGAAGAAGAAGTTCGTCGAGATTTAATATCAGAACTTTCTGAGGATGCAGCTAAATATTATTATAATTTAGGTTTACAAAATCACTCTAGAATTGAATTTTTAAAGAGTGCTGAAATTTATAGTGCACGCTTAAAAGAAAACTTTAGATTAGACTCAAAAGGAATTCTGTTACAGTCTTATGCTCAGTCTCTTTATCAAGCCCAAGAGTATGATTTAGCAATACAAGCAAGTGAGGAAAGTTTAAAATATCCATTAGAGGATTATTTAAAAAAAGTGAGCTGGTTTCAGCTTATAAATATATCACATGCAAAAAGTGGAAATAGTATAGATACAAAGAGTAAAGAGTATTTGCTGTATGAGAAGTTTGTGGATGGTTTTGTAGCTTATTTTCCTTTGGATCCAGAGAGTAGATTTGCATTGTTTGAAAGTGCTAAACGAGCAGAGTTTTTGGGGGACCTGTCGAATGCAAAAGATAGATATGAAAGAATATTATCGAGTCCTCCTTTAGAAAGTCAAGAACAATCAAACAATGAAAAAAATAAGGTATCATTAGCACTGGCATTATTATTAAAAAAAATGGGAGTCGAAAATAAAGATGTAATGGATTCAGCTGGGAATTTAGAAAATTATATTAAAGACTATACAGTGACGAAAATGGCTGAAGATGTGGTGCGAATGACAAACCAAGCGATAGCAATAGAATATGCAAAGCAATTGAAAAAAGACGGGAAAATTCGGGATGCTGCAAAATTTTTAGAAATGTGGTCAAGAAATTATGTACAAAATCCCGAGATGTCTTTAGTTCTCTTGCAATCGATTTCTGAATTTGCTCAACTGCAAGATTGGGAACATATTTTAAATATAACATTAAATTTTCAAAATATAATATCAGATCCAAACAAATTGTCTGCTTTGATGTTTTGGCAAGCTAAGGCTCAAGATATGTTATTACAATTTAAGGCGGCAGCATTAACATATGAAAAAGTATTTGATTCAGTTAAAAATACTAAAAAATATGATTATATTTTAATGAAGTCGAGTTTAGAAAGATCTGCAGAGCTATTTTCATTTCTTAATAAAATTGATGATCAAGCAAGAGTTTCAAGTAAACTATATACAGTTATCATGAAGTCTGAGAAAGATCAGTTGAAAATTGCTCAATTTGAAATTGATTTAGCTGAATTACTATTTTTGAATTTGCAATACGCTCAATCTAAAAATGTCTTAAATGTTGCGATGAGTAGAAAAAAATTGAGCAGAAAAATGAATAATAAAATTACGATTGGTTTATTAAAAGCAAACTTATTTATAAATAAAAATTCATGGAAATATGAAAATGATATTTTGAGATTTATTGAAATAAATTCTGGTTTAAAAGATAAAAATAAAGATGAAATTGATCCTTATCTTTTAACTTCATTATTAGTTGAAGTTAATCGTTTTGATGAAGAAAATTTTAATAATGAGGTTCTTATTTTTAAGAATGATTTTTCTATAAATAGATTGAGAAATATTGAAAATATAAAGAACAGTATTGGAAGTAGATTAAATGTTATAAGTAAATCAAAAAGTCTTATAAAAGAGGCAATTATTACTGAAATATTGTATGCGAAATTGTTAACCCAAACAGCTGATTTGTATACTCAATTATATTATAATAAAAAAGCAGTAGATGCTTATTTACTAAAGGCAAATCAATTTAATCTGTCAGCTAGGCAGCATTTTTATCATGCTCTAATGAGCGATCAATTGAGTTCAGGACAAAAACTATTAATTTCAATGGAGCTCTCAAAATTTGGTAAACGAGATTTTTCAATTCCTCCTGAGATAAATATAGAAGACTTTACTTCAGATTCAGCGCTCTATAATTCTATATCAGAGAACTTAAATTCAAATAATTTTTTAGTTAAGGATGAAGAGAAAAAATGATTAAGTCGTTTAAATTTTATATGATTTTATTATTCATTCTAATATTTACATTATCCTGTGTAAGCAAAACAGAGGATGCAGGATCCTTCCAATTTGGTTCATCTATCCTTAATTTACCATATCAAGAATCTCTATTGGTTTATCCAGATTCGACACAACCTGAACAAAGAATGATTTTTGCGGAAAAATTTATTTCACCAGATATAACAAAATATTTGAACTCAAAAGAAATTGAAAATCAAAAGAATAAAATTCAAATAGATGACTTTTCTCAAAATTATTTTAAAACCCCTACTATTATTGAGGTTATAGCTTTTGCTTTTCAAGATTTAAAGCGGGGTGATTCGCAAAAATCTGTAGAAAAAATAAATAATGTTTTAAATATTTTGGAAAAAAACAGATCGAAAACACTCTCTGAAGATTTAGCATTGAGCCCATATAGAGAAGCATATTTAATTCTTGCTCTGTCGCATCTCCACGATGGTAATAATTCTGATGCAGTGGTAATTTTAGAAAAATTAATTTTAGCATCTGCAGTTTGGGCTCAGCCATATATTGTACTCAGTGACTATTATCTTGAACAAGGGGCGTATGAGCTAGCAAAATTAGTCGCTTTAAAAGGAATTGATTTTGCAGAGCCCACTCATCCAGGTCTTTATGTTTCGTTAGCACGAGCATATCGTGGGAAAAAAAATTTAATCCAAGCACGTCAAGCTTTAAATAGAGGGCGGACTCTATTCCCTAGCAATAATGAATTGATTTCATGGTTGGGGGTTATAGAGTTTGATGAAAAAAATTTTTTAAAAGGCTGTCAATTGTTACAGCAAGCATTTGAATCAGAAAATAGCAACTCTTCACTCGCGCATAATTATGCAGTCTGTTTGTTACAGTCGAATCAACTTGATCAAGCAAATAAAATTATGCAAATTGCCATTGCATCAAATCCATCAAATTCTAAATTATATTATACGAATGGAATTATTGAAGAAGCACGAAAACATTTTTTTGCTGCACAAAAGTCTTGGCAAACTTATTTGAGCTTGGCAAATCATGATGATGCAAATTATAAACTGATTAAATTTAAACTTTCACAGATGAGTTATCTAGAGAGAAGCAAGGAAGAAGAGCAAGAATTACCTAATTCGCCTTAGAATCCATCAGAAAGGTTTGACTTTTTTTCTTTTGATTTGTAGTATTTATATTACCAGCACGCTCATTTCGTGTTTTATCTCATACATTTATGAAAGGGCGTTTTCGGTTGGTGTTTTAGTGATATTGCGTTTTTCCTCGTTTTGAGGGCGCTCCTTGGAGGCTTGTCTCATGGCTAAGAAGTTATATGTAGGAAACCTTCCTTTTAGTTGCACCGATGCAGATCTTTCTCAGGCTTTTACTCAGTTTGGGAATGTTGCAAGTGCACGTGTAGTTACCGATCGTGAAACAGGTCGGAGTAAAGGATTTGGTTTCGTAGAAATGGATCTGGATGGTGATGCACTCAATGCAGTTCAGAGTTTAAATGGGAAACCTTTTATGGGTCGTCCACTCACTGTCAATGAGGCTCGTCCTCGTGAAGAAGGAAAACGTGAAGGCGGATACAATCGTAGAGGCTATGACGCACGCACCTAATAAAAGTCCAAAAAGATTCTAAAAAGAGCCCTTTTTTAAGGGCTCTTTTTTTTATGATTAAAATTTTTTATAATTTTGTATAAAATACTGTTTTGATAGTTTTTAATTATTCAAATTGGTTCTAAAATTAATGTTTCATATTTTCCCCAACGGTTTTTTTCTGAACTCATAGGGATATATTTTCCATCACGCCAAAGTGGCATGAGATTATCGTAGTTTTTACTAAATATATTTCCTGATTGTCCTAAAGCCTGGATATAAATACTATCTTCTAAGTTATTAAAATCAACAATTTGTCTATAGCCTGGTCCAGCAATTTGTGATAAATTATCAAATTCATACGAGCCAACATTAACTGTAAATCCGTCACCAGGTGATGAAATACTACGATGCCAAAACCAATTTAAATATTTATTTTCAGAAAAACCTAATTCATTAAAGACTGCTTTATGAGTATAACCCCAATTCCAATTTTTTGGTTTTTCTCCAATATTTTTTACAATGGCATTTAAAGTTTTTGTGAGAGTATTGCTTAAAAATTCTTTACAATTTCTTGCATTATTAATTCGACAATATTTTCCATCACTTAGTAATTGATTTTTAATAAATAATGGCTCTGGCCATTGAGAAAATACTTTGAGTTCCTTTGGGACCATTTCTGCTAACTCTCGAAACCAATATGCAAAAAGCGTTGCTTCCTGGCTATTGATATTCATATTTCCATTCCAATCTTTTAGGATTTTAAGCACATCTTTTTCTTTATTGCTTGCAGGAATTGTTTTTAATAGAATTGTTTTAAAATCATTCCAAAGATAACTAACTGTATCATTCTGAATTTTCTGAATATCTATTAATGTTAATTTTTCTTTACGTTGCA is a genomic window containing:
- a CDS encoding tetratricopeptide repeat protein, with translation MNRIIVLSLFVILMIPEFIYADENIFIPKIPEKSETVDPKKYLNIEQMEHEKLIFRNIFDLHFKNWKEEFNREIEYEDFKSASNEKMMIEENNRVKEEKFSKVIEFLSQRIQINHNKIIQAEASFKLALYSYFAKKMDANKAIDVLQKGLNKFPVNSENMRLFIRMSLFTADLLLANERYDEAQKYYDAIVLQKVDANVFREELVRSFVGLGDTYYAHFQFKKAGNSYLHAQEIAKAGWLLDEERLAFLLAEIKIRLLWATFRSADYIQSSEYAYQLAREKVRYEKYFKDNILNDIIRVGAISLYERKDLDFYKKISSDLFAGDFAKKMVVKSFYYFSAAGFANQVEKYANAVKDKFYSSRELVGFVKAYLFALKKLNNMNKYFEISYYGTAYISKDSIWKSRFVLSQDEEEVRRDLISELSEDAAKYYYNLGLQNHSRIEFLKSAEIYSARLKENFRLDSKGILLQSYAQSLYQAQEYDLAIQASEESLKYPLEDYLKKVSWFQLINISHAKSGNSIDTKSKEYLLYEKFVDGFVAYFPLDPESRFALFESAKRAEFLGDLSNAKDRYERILSSPPLESQEQSNNEKNKVSLALALLLKKMGVENKDVMDSAGNLENYIKDYTVTKMAEDVVRMTNQAIAIEYAKQLKKDGKIRDAAKFLEMWSRNYVQNPEMSLVLLQSISEFAQLQDWEHILNITLNFQNIISDPNKLSALMFWQAKAQDMLLQFKAAALTYEKVFDSVKNTKKYDYILMKSSLERSAELFSFLNKIDDQARVSSKLYTVIMKSEKDQLKIAQFEIDLAELLFLNLQYAQSKNVLNVAMSRKKLSRKMNNKITIGLLKANLFINKNSWKYENDILRFIEINSGLKDKNKDEIDPYLLTSLLVEVNRFDEENFNNEVLIFKNDFSINRLRNIENIKNSIGSRLNVISKSKSLIKEAIITEILYAKLLTQTADLYTQLYYNKKAVDAYLLKANQFNLSARQHFYHALMSDQLSSGQKLLISMELSKFGKRDFSIPPEINIEDFTSDSALYNSISENLNSNNFLVKDEEKK
- a CDS encoding tetratricopeptide repeat protein, giving the protein MIKSFKFYMILLFILIFTLSCVSKTEDAGSFQFGSSILNLPYQESLLVYPDSTQPEQRMIFAEKFISPDITKYLNSKEIENQKNKIQIDDFSQNYFKTPTIIEVIAFAFQDLKRGDSQKSVEKINNVLNILEKNRSKTLSEDLALSPYREAYLILALSHLHDGNNSDAVVILEKLILASAVWAQPYIVLSDYYLEQGAYELAKLVALKGIDFAEPTHPGLYVSLARAYRGKKNLIQARQALNRGRTLFPSNNELISWLGVIEFDEKNFLKGCQLLQQAFESENSNSSLAHNYAVCLLQSNQLDQANKIMQIAIASNPSNSKLYYTNGIIEEARKHFFAAQKSWQTYLSLANHDDANYKLIKFKLSQMSYLERSKEEEQELPNSP
- a CDS encoding RNA recognition motif domain-containing protein produces the protein MAKKLYVGNLPFSCTDADLSQAFTQFGNVASARVVTDRETGRSKGFGFVEMDLDGDALNAVQSLNGKPFMGRPLTVNEARPREEGKREGGYNRRGYDART